Proteins encoded in a region of the Ziziphus jujuba cultivar Dongzao chromosome 3, ASM3175591v1 genome:
- the LOC112492233 gene encoding MDIS1-interacting receptor like kinase 2-like, translated as MEAVLNSSRRDNIGSPSKWIGITCNGVGNVVRISLPHSNLRGTLENLSFTSFPNLLTLVLSNNSIYGSIPFHICNHSKLTNLCLDINNLSGMIPSQIGLLTSLQHFDLSSNDLSGSIPYEIGMLRSLKVFRASNNSLLGSIPASIGNLTILTILDLDRNKISRSILEEVGHILSLNKLHFYGNQLTGSIPASIGTIKVLKELDLFNNQLSGLVPTTIRNLTNLNVLDVGVNQLSGRIPPGIGKLRSLTWLSFFNNSMNGSIPLEMDNLTNLEYYQLQANSFSGYIPDNVCHGGKLLEFYADDNNFIGPVPKTLRNCTSLIIIHHEANQLTGNISEIFGTCPNLYYMDLSRNKFFGELSERWGKCSNLSLLNISKNEISGRLPLELGKATELRILDLSFNHLAGNIPKELGQMKLLFDLRLNNNSLSNKVPSEIGMLSELRNLDLSKNNLTGPIPKDLDRCSKLTESNLRDNKFVGAIPFQIGNLHFLQYLDVSHNFLGGELPSKLGNLQSLETLQLSHNSLSGSIPYSYNDVLSLIFVDISYNQLEGPLPKTKAFTMAVLGNNKGLCGNNIDLKPCPTKRRKDSNATLVLIILSIVCFIISLLIIVGIIFIYRMKEDAVDEPRAAPIETYFATWNYDGKNVHEEILKATQNFDSKYCIGVGGYGCVYKAQLPTGEVVAIKKFHKSD; from the coding sequence AAACTTGAGCTTCACATCTTTTCCAAACTTACTTACCCTTGTTTTATCTAACAACTCCATTTATGGAAGTATCCCTTTCCACATCTGTAACCATTCGAAACTGACCAATCTTTGCTTGGATATAAATAATCTCTCCGGGATGATTCCATCCCAAATAGGCCTTTTAACAAGTTTGCAACACTTTGACTTGAGTTCCAATGATTTAAGTGGATCTATACCATATGAAATAGGCATGTTGAGGTCTCTTAAGGTGTTCAGAGCTTCTAACAATAGTCTTTTAGGTTCAATCCCTGCATCCATTGGAAACCTAACCATCTTAACCATTCTAGACCTTGATCGTAACAAAATTTCCAGATCAATACTGGAAGAAGTTGGACATATTTTATCATTGAATAAATTACACTTTTATGGGAACCAGCTCACCGGCTCAATTCCTGCATCCATTGGGACCATTAAAGTGTTAAAGGAGTTGGACCTATTTAACAACCAGCTTTCTGGACTTGTTCCCACCACGATCAGAAACTTGACTAATCTCAATGTCCTGGACGTAGGAGTTAATCAACTATCTGGCCGTATACCTCCAGGAATTGGAAAACTCAGATCCCTCACATGGTTAAGCTTTTTCAATAACAGCATGAATggatccattccattagaaatgGACAATCTTACAAATTTGGAGTATTACCAACTGCAAGCCAATTCATTTTCTGGATATATACCAGATAATGTTTGTCATGGTGGGAAACTTTTAGAGTTTTATGCAGATGATAATAACTTCATAGGTCCAGTTCCAAAAACCTTGAGAAATTGCACTAGCTTGATCATAATTCATCATGAAGCAAATCAGCTTACAGGAAATATATCAGAAATTTTTGGAACATGCCCAAATTTGTATTATATGGATTTGAGTAGAAATAAGTTTTTTGGTGAGCTTTCTGAAAGGTGGGGAAAATGCAGTAATCTTTCTTTGTTGAATATCtctaaaaatgaaatttcagGTAGGCTACCTCTTGAACTCGGGAAAGCTACTGAGTTGCGTATACTTGACCTATCCTTCAATCATCTTGCAGGGAATATTCCAAAAGAACTTGGCCAAATGAAATTGTTATTCGACCTCAGATTGAATAACAATAGTCTTTCAAACAAAGTTCCATCAGAGATTGGAATGTTGTCAGAACTTAGAAATCTTgatctttcaaaaaataatctGACTGGACCAATTCCTAAAGATTTAGATAGGTGCTCCAAGTTAACAGAGTCGAACCTGAGAGATAACAAATTTGTTGGGGCTATTCCATTCCAAATTGGTAACTTACACTTTCTTCAATATCTAGATGTAAGTCACAATTTTCTTGGAGGAGAGTTGCCTTCAAAGCTTGGAAATCTACAGAGTTTAGAGACATTACAACTCTCTCACAACAGTCTGTCTGGCTCTATTCCATACTCTTACAATGATGTGTTGAGTTTGATATTTGTTGATATATCATACAATCAGTTGGAAGGTCCACTTCCAAAAACCAAAGCTTTTACCATGGCAGTATTGGGAAACAATAAAGGTTTGTGTGGCAATAATATTGATCTTAAACCTTGCCCaacaaagagaagaaaagataGCAATGCAACTTTAGTTTTGATCATCCTCTCTATTGTATGCTTTATAATTTCATTGCTTATCATTGTTGGAATAATTTTCATCTACCGAATGAAAGAGGATGCCGTGGATGAGCCAAGAGCAGCACCAATTGAAACTTACTTTGCAACATGGAACTATGATGGGAAAAATGTACATGAAGAAATACTTAAAGCCACACAGAACTTTGACTCCAAATATTGCATTGGAGTTGGGGGATATGGGTGTGTCTACAAGGCACAATTACCAACAGGTGAAGTTGTTGCTATAAAGAAATTCCACAAAAGCGATTGA
- the LOC107422725 gene encoding MDIS1-interacting receptor like kinase 2-like, which translates to MLDGEEAFTTEINILPNARHRNIIKLHGYCSHARYSFLVYEFMEKGSLADNLRDEVKALELGWRKRVTIVKGLANAIFYMHYECCPAIIHRDISSKNVLLDDEYEAHISDFGSATNLDPDSSNWTSFAGTFGYSAPELAYTMEVNEKCDVYSFGVITLELIMGKHPGDLILSHSASSSSLSPAAHQILLKDLLDQRLAPPKRRVAEEVVSIAKLAFSCLQPSPQSRPTMKEVSDKLSTSLPSLSETPHTITLKQLFDPPTSTP; encoded by the exons ATGTTGGACGGTGAAGAAGCTTTTACAACTGAGATCAATATATTACCAAATGCACGTCATCGAAATATCATCAAGCTTCATGGGTATTGTTCACATGCAAGATACTCATTTTTGGTGTATGAATTCATGGAAAAGGGAAGTTTAGCAGACAACTTGAGAGATGAAGTTAAAGCATTGGAGTTGGGATGGAGAAAGCGAGTGACCATTGTGAAAGGTTTGGCAAATGCCATATTCTATATGCACTATGAATGTTGTCCTGCTATAATTCACAGAGACATATCGAGTAAGAATGTCCTGTTGGATGATGAGTATGAAGCTCACATTTCTGACTTTGGTTCTGCTACAAATTTAGATCCAGACTCATCAAATTGGACTTCATTTGCAGGGACTTTTGGCTACTCAGCCCCTG AGCTTGCTTACACGATGGAAGTAAATGAAAAGTGTGACGTGTACAGCTTCGGAGTTATAACATTGGAACTAATCATGGGAAAACATCCAGGAGATCTCATCTTGTCTCATtctgcatcatcatcatcactgtCACCAGCTGCTCATCAAATTCTGCTTAAGGATTTATTGGATCAACGACTTGCACCACCAAAGCGTCGAGTAGCAGAGGAAGTTGTCTCCATTGCAAAGCTAGCATTCTCTTGTCTGCAACCAAGTCCACAATCTCGGCCAACTATGAAGGAAGTATCTGATAAGCTATCAACTTCGTTACCATCTTTATCAGAAACTCCTCATACAATTACATTGAAGCAGCTGTTTG